The Epilithonimonas zeae genome contains the following window.
TGAGTTATAAGAATTGGTATCTAGGCTTCAATGGTCACGCTAATTTTGGGAACTATGTTTATAATAATGTGAAATCCAAAGATTATAAGACCAAAGCGACTTTAGGGAACGGAACTTATTCCAATCTTTTGAGTTATACAGCTGAGCAAGGTTTTGATAATCTGCAGCTTTACTCTGATTTTTTCCTTGAAAAAGCTTCTTTTTTCAGAATGGACAATATCACGCTGGGACATAATTTCAAGAATATCAGCGACAAGTTCGATCTGGGTGTTAACCTATCTGTACAGAATGCTTTTGTAATCACAGGATATAGCGGACTTGACCCCGAAGTTTATCTTGGAATTGACAACAATATGTATTCCAGACCTCGTTCATTCCTTTTCGGACTTAATGTTAACTTCAAATAATCCAACTATGAAACGTATATATATAACCCTTATATTTTCTATTTTCACATTAAGCTCTTGTGTCAACGACCTGGATACATCTCCAATAGATCCCAATATCGTAACCACAGACCAGGTCTATTCTGATCCTGATAATTACAAAGGGGTGCTTGCAAAATGTTACGCAGCATTATGTCTCAGCGGGCAACAGGGACCGACTGGAGATCCGGATATCAGCAATTTTGATGAGGGTTACAGCTCATTTATCCGTTTGGCTTTTTATGTTCAGATATCAACAGATGAAGCAATAATGGGTTCCCAGACCAACGGATTGAGACAAATGGCGACCAACACTTGGGATTCCAACACGGCTATCCTGAATGGCTATTATGCCAGATTGTATCAGATTATCGGTTACGCCAATGAATTTCTAAGACAGACAACCGATGCCAAACTACAGGAGAGAGGACATACTGATGCCAGCTTCAAACAACAAGTTGCTTATTTCCGTGCCGAAGCTAGATTTCTAAGAGCTTATTCTTATTGGGTTTTGTTGGATACATTTGGTAAAGTTCCATTTGTGACAGATTCTGATAAATTAGACCCACAGTTTTTACCAAAACAGATATCAAGAACCGATCTCTATTCTTATGTAGAAAATGAACTTAAAGAAATTGAAGCTGCACTTCCTGATACTAATGAATATGGAAGAGTTGATAAAACAGCAGCTGACTTTTTATTGTCAAGACTTTATCTGAACGCACAAGTTTATACCAATTCACCACAATGGGATAAAGCCGCCGAATATGCTGAAAAAGTGATTCAAAGTCATTACAGCCTCGCTCCGAAATACCTTTATAATTTCCTCGCTGACAATAATACTTCTCCGGAAATCATTTGGTCTCTGAATTTGGATGGAGTACAGTCCAAAACCTACGGAGGAACTACATTCTTTGTTTTAGCGCAGACAGGAGGTACGATGCTAAATTACCTGAATCTGGGTATTGCCGGAGGCTGGGGAAATATACGTCTTCGTCCGGAATTTGTTAACAAGTTTCAAACGTCAGATCAGAATTTTGTGACCACAGACCCTAATGCATTTACAAAAAATGATAGCAGAGCTTTATTCTTCAACATTGGGCATAAGAAAGAAATTGCCGCACTTCCGGGAACTTTTCAGGATGGTTATGCTTTCACGAAATGGAGAAATGTAACCAAGAATGGAGTAGCAGGTTCTGATGCAGCCTATGTAGATACGGATTTCCCTATGTTCCGTCTTTCAGAAGCTTATCTTACCGCTGCCGAAGCAAACTTCAGATCCGGGAAATCCTCAGAAGCACTTAATTATATTAATGTCGTTAGGAACAGAGCGTATAATAATGGAAACGGAGCAATTACCCTTTCCGACCTGAACCTGAATTTTATTCTTGATGAAAGATCCAGAGAGTTATCGTGGGAATTATTAAGAAGAACCGATCTTATTCGTTTTAACAGGTATACTACAGCAGATTATCTATGGAGCTGGAAAGGTAATGCTCAGGCTGGGAAAGAAGTGGATTCCAAATTCAATATTTACCCGCTTCCATCAGCAGATATCACAGCCAATCCAAATTTGACACAGAATGACGGATATTAACAAGAATTGATCTCACAGTCAAGTTTATATATTATTTTCTTTAAGCTTTCTGTACCAACAGGAAGCTTTTTTTATTATAGATTATATTGACAAAATTTTTTACAATTTTTAGTTTCAGCCTATATAGTAATTAAAAAAAATATCATTCAAATCATAAAATTATAACGAAAAAAATGCTCATGTTTGCAACCTGAATTTTTATTAGCCAAGACAGTCACAATTCTGTTTATTAATAATTTTACATCACTTTATAAAATGTAATAACCAAGATGGATTTGTTTAATCATTTAGAAAATAATCAGGCATTGTTTAATGCAATTGTAACGTCCAGCAATGATGCAATTGTAAGTAAAACACTTGATGGGATTATAACAAGCTGGAATCCTGCAGCAGAAAAAATGTTTGGTTATTTGCAGACAGAGGCTGTGGGAAAACATATTTCTTTAATTATTCCGGAGGATAGATTAAGTGAGGAGGATTATATTATTGGACAAATAAAAGCTGGTAAAAAAGTTGATCATTTTGAAACCATTAGAAAAACCAAAAATGGTCAGAACTTTCCCATTTCTGTAACAGTATCTCCGGTTGTTGATAAAGAGGGCAATATCATTGGAGCATCAAAGATTGCTCGTGATATTAGTGATCGCCATATTGCCCAACAAGAAAAAGCAGAGCTTCTTGAAAAATTAAAAGAACTCAATATCCGGAAAGATGAGTTTATAGCTTTGGCAAGTCATGAATTGAGGACTCCGCTGACAAGTATGGATGCTTATCTGCAGATCTTAAAGAGGTATATTGATGATGAGAAAGTAAAAGTATTTTTAGAAAAAGCGTTGGCACAATCGAAAAAATTGAATCATCTTATTTCTGATCTTTTAGACGTTTCCAAAATTGAATCAGGCAAACTAGTTCTGCGAATTGAGAAATTCGACATTCATCAATTGGTTGAAGATACGATTGACCTCATCAGCAAGGCTAACGAGTTTTTTGAGATTACTTTACATTCTGAGATAGATTCTATTCAAATTGAAGGAGATCATTATAAGATTGAGCAAGTTATTACCAATCTATTGACCAATGCAATACGATATTCAGCTGGAAGTAAGCAAATTGATGTTTTTATCAAAGCAGAAAATGGGATCGCAATTATTGGTGTAAAAGATTACGGCGCTGGGATTGATTCTAACCATTTCGAAGATATTTTTTCAAGGTTCTATCAGGTTCATCAGTCCAATAATGTTTCAGGATTAGGGTTAGGACTTTATTTATGCAAGCAGATTATTTCTCAGCATTGGGGGAAAATATGGGTAGAAAGTGAACTGAAAAAGGGGAGTACATTCTGGATAGAATTACCAGTTAGTCAATGTTGATAATTAAATTCATAATATTCCTTTATTAGAATTTTTTATAAAAACTACTCCCAATAAACTATATGGCAGAAGATTTGATTACGCTTGGCAAATCAAATCTATTTCTATGAATTTTTCAACTATTTTATTGGAGCGTATTAGCTATCATCTTCTAAGAAGAGGAGAAACAATATCCATTTGCGAAAGTGCAACTTCAGGAGCATTGCAGTTAGCTTTCTCACAAATGCCCGATGCACAAAATTTTTATAAGGGTGGTCTTACTATTTTCACAAATAATCAATTAAAACTGCTTAATATCAATCACAATGATAAAGACCAAATCTTCGTATCCCGTAAAGGAGCAGAAGAACTATCTATAGAGATTGGAAAACAGTTTTCTTCAGATTGGGCAATCGCAATAACAGGTTGTATCATACCAACAGAAGAATATAATAACCAAATTTTTGCTCATTACAGTATCTCATACAAAAACGTAATCATCCGTAGTGATAAGATTGAATTACATCCTCTGACAAAGGCTTGGGATGCACAAAAGTACTTTGCAGAATATGTTTTGACGTGTTTAAGATGTGAATTGAAACACGAGCATATAACTAAAGACAGAACATACGCTTAATCAATTTCCTAAATAAATAATAAAACACCTGTGATGAAAATCTCAGGTGTTTTTTACTATAAATTTAAGTTATCTTGAATTTGTATGATGCAGAACAACATAATCCCACGGTGCCATTTCGATAACAAGTGTTTCATCCACTTGTAGTTCTGAATTGGAAAAAAGGTTCACATAATTGCCTTTATCAAAGGAAGTATCGAACTGTGCAACGACTGTATCTTTACTTAGATTAATAAATACTAATACTTTATCGCCATTTTTCTCACGAACAAATGAAATTACATTATCCATCTTATCATTCATAATTCGTACAATTTCGCCACCATATTGTCCGTTCCATAAGGCTTGGTTTTGATGTTTTAAAGAGAATAGAGTAGAGTAAAGCTTTTCATTGTCGTGCTTCTGCCACGGGATTGGATCTTTTTCAAAGAATGCCAATGAGTGATCTATTCCAGCTTCCTGACCGTTATAAACCAGTGGAATCCCGTCCATCAAAAAAGTGAATACTGTTACAGCTTTCAATGCTTCTCCAAAATTGATATAAGGCGTTCCTTCCCAAGAATTTTTATCGTGATTGTCTATAAAATTCATTCGTATGCCCTTCTTGGGAAATATGGAAACGTGTTCTGCTAAGTAAGCTTCACTTAATGTTTTTACACTATAATGATTGGTAGCAATCTGATGAAGGATATTCCATAAAGTCCAATTGTAAGTCGAATCAAATGCTCTTCTGTGCAAATCTTTATCTTCCGCCTCAGCCAGCATAAATACAGGTTTCAGAATATCCAATTCCGCTCTGGCGTTCTCCCAAAAATCTATCGGGACAAAACTCGCAATATCACAACGGTAGCCATCGATATCAAAATCTTTCACCCAATATTTTAAGGCATTGGTCATATATTGTCGAAGTTCTGGATGGCTGTAATCCAATTCAATAATATCATCATAATCCCGCCATCTTGTGGACTGAAAAGTATCTTTTCTCGACTTTCTGTACCATTCCGGATGTTCTTCTACAAGATTGTTATCCCAACTTGTATGATTCGCGACCCAATCCAAAATAACAAACATTCCCTCATCGTGAATGGCTTTTACCAGTTTTTTGAAATCTTCTTCTGTACCAAATTCGGGATTAACTTCAAGATAATTACGCACAGAATAATAACTTCCGAGATTACCTTTTCTATGAACTTTACCAATTGGGTGGATCGGCATCAACCAAATAATATCGATTCCCAATTTCTTAAGTCGAGGCAACTCTCTTTCAACTGCTGCAAATGTACCTTCCTCAGAAAATTGTCTGATATTAAGTTCATAAAGTGTTGCATTTTTTACCCATTCGGGTGTAGTGATTTCAACATAAGATTTGGGTTGGTATCGTTTATCGTTGGCTTGTTCCATAAGAATAGTTTATTAACAAAAAATATGTTATCGAATATCATACCTACTCAACATTCAATATTAATAATTAGCATAAAATTAAAATGATTAATACCAAATTCTTTCAAAAAAATCAATAATATCTCATCATAATTCTATAAAGGTTTGATGTTTGTATGGCTATAAAACTCAAACACCGATTTAAATAAAATATTAAGTTATGATACCAAAAAAGATTCACTACTGCTGGTTTGGAGGCCAGCCCAAAGACGAATTAGCCGAACATTGTATAGCAACTTGGAAAAAAATCCATCCCGATTACGAGATTATCGAATGGAATGAAAGCAATGCGCCGATAGAAGATAATAATTATGTTAAAGAAGCTTTTGCACAGAAAAAATGGGCATTTGTTTCCGATTATGTCCGGTCAAAAGTGATGTATGAACACGGCGGAATCTATATGGACACCGATATGGAACTCAAGCTTCCTCTGGATGAATTCCTAACTGAAAAAGCAGTCTGCGGTTTTGAGGTTAAAGGTGTGCCTTATTCAGCATTTTGGATGGCTGAACCGAAACATCAATTATCAAAGGACTTTGTGGATTATTATAATAAACAAAAGGGTTTTGAAGAACGCATTAATACCGATATTTTCTCGGAAATGCTGGAGAAAGATTACGGAGCAAATCGTTATAGTGATACGATTCAGAAATTAAATCACGGTGTTACATTATATCCATCGGTATATTTTTCACAAGATCTACCTAAAAATTATGTTAGCCATCATTTTAATGGGTCTTGGTTTGGCGGTGATGAAGAAAATACACATAAAAAGATGGTTAATGTTTATGGTTTGCTAGAGAGACTAACCACTTATCCAGGAGCAGCTAAAGCTGTAAAGAGTATTATTGATGAGCATAAAACGATTAATGTGGATGATTTACTAGATTTAATTCCGACGGATCATATAACAACGTACGTTCAGAAAAAAGTCTATGGTGATGAAAATTAATAAGAATATTTAAAATTGTGATTCAAGTCATAAAATGAAAAATAATCTAATTATATATTTGAAATACTAAAGTTCCTAATAAATAGGTCTTGAAAATTTAATTTCAGTTTCATAGTTAATCCGGTTGTAATTTTTACAATCGGATTTTTTTATTATGCGGTTAAATCATATAATGAATAATTAAAAAAAGAGGACTAAAATTTTAGTCCTCTTTTAATTAGTTGTATTAAAGATTACTCCATAATAACCTTAAAATTCCGATTCAGATTTTCTCCAGAAACATTTAAGATATAAATTCCAGCAGTTTTTTTATTAGCAATATTTAAAGTGAAAATTCCTTTTTCCTTAGAATTAATTTTTTCATTAAGGATAATTTTTCCTGACATATCTCTTAGTGTTGCAGTCAAATTAGATTTTTTGTAATCAGGGAGTTGTATTGAGATTTGGTCTTTCACAGGATTAGGATAGATGATTCCTTTTTTAGAAATAAATTTATCCGTGCTTAATGTAGCTTGACTGTACAAAGCTTGTACCTCCGAAAGTGATAAAGCATAATTGAACATTTTCAACTCATCAAATGCACCTTTGTAAGGAGCTGGAGCTGTGGTTGACATTAATTCAAATTCACCAATGTTTCCAATAATCAAATCACTGACTTCACCAATTCCAGTAACAGCAGTTTCATCGCCTTCCGCACTTAAAACTCCATTAGTATAAATTCTCATTTTATGCGCAACAATGTCTCTCATTATTACAACATTTACCCAATCTCCTGTGAAATAATTGGCAATCGGAGAAGTAATCTCTTTTTTGGTTATATCATCATCGATGGCAAAACGTAATTGTCCGCCTTTTATCTCAATATTGTAACGTTTTCCTGTCGCTCCGGTTGTTGTATTTTTCGTAAATGAACCTTTGCATAAAACATAAAGACTTGTCGATGATGAAGAAGGAATCATACTTGCTGGAGCTTTCATCCAAAAAGAAACAGTGAATGAGTTTTTGTCAAAGAAGATATGGTCTTGATTAGGAACACTTGCAATGTATATATTGCTCGGAGAAGTTGCCAAATCAAGGGCGTAATTTTCCTTTCCTTGGATTCTGACGTTAGAATTGTCGTAAGCTACGTCCAATATTCCGTCATTTTCATAATCGGTTACATCTGCAATTTTTTCTCCTTCAAAAGGCGCCTCTTTGAAAGGCCAATGTCCAACAAGAGTAGGAGTTAAAGTATGAAAATTCCAAACATCACCGGTTGCAGTTCCTTTTTCATTTGAAGCATCTATTCTCCAATAATAAGTCGTTGCAGGACTCAATCCGGTCAATTGATAAGATGGCGAAGTTGAATAATTAACATCTGCAACTTTACTTAAGGTTGATGAATTAGTTCCAAGATAAACTGAGTATTTTGTTGTATTTGTACTTCCTGCCCATTTCAATGTCAGATTTCCGCTGGTCAATTCTACATTGTTACTTCCGTTTGTTGGAGCAGGATTTGTGGCTTTCGTCGGAGCTGATGGAATTGGTGGAGTGGTAATAGATGCAATAGAAGTATAAACTGAAGATTCCGTTGCATTAGTAGCTTTAACTCTATAATAATATTGAGTATTTGGAGTCAAACCCGTTTCATTATAACTTACAATATTGGCTCCCAATGTTGCTATTTCTGAGAAATTAGTTCCATCTGTTGAACGTTCCAAAATATAGTTGGTTTCGTTAGTTGAATTATCGCTCCAATTGACTGTAAAAGAGCTTGCCGGTGGAACTTCTGTTGTCGCGACATTCGTGAAATTAAGATTTGTCGGGGGAATAATAAAATCTGGCGGGGTTTGATTGGGTAAGCTGTTGATATAAACTTCAATATTTAGATATGGAGCATTTGTAGTGCTTACATTCAAAGCATCTGGAGTATATTTGTCTAATCCGTTTGCATCTTCCCAAGCATCTGGCATTCCGTCATTATCTGTATCCAAAGGAGCTGGCGCACCATAAACGTGTCCTGCACCACCATTTGTAAAACCAAATTGAGAAGTAAGGTCAGACTGAACATAAACATAAGTCGCCGTTGTTCCTTTTGACTGCAAATCAGAAATCATCAGATTCTCGACTTGGTCACGTCTCGGATAGGATGCACCAACATTCAAAATCGCTTTGTCATAAGCTTGTTGAGCTGTTAAAGTCGGATTTTTCATTGGATAATCATAAGGCTCTGATTTGATGGAATTAATATCGCCCGTAGGAAAACCTGTCAAATCCGAAGGTACTAAAGTTCCGTTCAGGATTCCGTCTTTGTTATTATCAAAATAATTTCCAGAACCATACAAAGAAAAATTGTCATTTCCTCTGTTGAAAGGTGTTGTAACAGTATTACTTGTATTTGGTCCGCCAATAAAATAATTATTAATGATATTCACATCCGAAGTTCCAGCCGAATCTCCGCCCATAATATAAGCGTCACCCGATTCTGTATGCCCATAAGTATTACTATAATTTCCCCAGTTATAAACAATGTTATTGACGAATTCGTTGATTCCTTTTACTTTATTGTTTCGGGTTTTGTTGCAGATATACAAGTTTCCGATTAAACTGATTTTTCCACCGGAAGGTTGCATCAATCCTCCAGCCGAGTGATTGTGACGATGCAGACCTTGACCAATAATAGAATTCTGAATCGTGATATTATCAGGACTATCGCCTTTGTTATCCCAATTGATAGAGAAAACTTCGTCCGTTCCCCAAGTGAAAGACATATGGTCGAAAATCATATTTGAACCATTAGCAAGACCTGATGTATCTTGACCTTGAGTTGTGCTTCCAAAACGGATTCGTACATATCGGGCAATCGTATTACTTGCTCCTGTAAATGTAACTCTGGAACCAAGAAGAACAATGCCTTCTCCAGGCGCAGTTTGTCCAGCAATAGTCGTATTTTTTGCAATGACAATTTGGGATTTAGTATTGATGATACCTCCAACTTTGAATATCACAAATCGTCCTTCTTTACTCACTGCATCACGGAAAGAACCAGGTCCGCTATCGTTCAGATTGGTTACTAAGTAAATCTCAGGATTGGCAGAGCCTCTTGCTCCTGTTGCATATCTTCCAAAACCGGTCGCTTCCGGAAAGGCTAATGTTTGCGCATTAAGATCAATGGTTGTCGAAATAGTTCCGCAAAGAATAAATAGTTTAAGCACTTGCTTAATAGGTAGAATTTTTTCTTTCATAATAATTTGATTAATTAGAAATAGGGCTTTTGATGTGATGGAAAATTAGAAACAACAACTAAGATGACTGTCCTGCTGAATCCTGTTAATTATCAGTTAGTTATAGATTTCAATAATTTTAATATTAATTAAATATGAACTGATTTTAAGATTCTATCAAGGTTTGATAGCGATTAATTTTACAGCAAATAATTGTTTTTTGAATTAAAATTTAACTCTTCAATCAATGAAAATCTTTTTGGCAGATTCAATTATATTTTATTGACAGGAGAGGACAGGATGCTCTAGTTTCACAAAAACTATACTTTTATTTTCGTTTATTAGCTACACAAAATCGATTATGACATTTCAAAATATATCAAAGCTTTTCTTAACTTTTTCACTTCTTTTTTCTTTTTCAGGATTAAAAAGTCAGGACAGATTCCCAGACGGAACTGCAATCCCAAAATGGTTTAAAGAAAATAAACCAACAGATATTAATAAATTAGGCAAAAAATATATCCTTACTGAAAATGGCGTGAAGAATGACAGTACAGTTCTTCAGACAAAACAACTTCAGGCTGTCATAGATTTGGCTGCAAAAAATGGAGGCGGAGTTGTCATTGTCCCAAAAGGAACATTTTTAATCAGTTCACTTTTCTTTAAACAAGGAACACATTTATATTTAGAAAGCGGAGCAAAACTAAAAGGAAGCGATGATATCAATGATTTTCCAGTAGTGACAACAAGAATGGAAGGTCAGACTGTGAAATATTTTCCGGCTTTAATCAATGCTGATGGATTAGACGGCTTCACGATTTCAGGAAAAGGAACGCTCGACGGAAACGGATTAAGATTCTGGAAATCATTCTGGAAAAGAAGAGAATGGAATCCTAAATGCACCAATATGGACGAAATGAGACCGAGAATCATCTATGTTTCAAATTCTAAAAATGTTCAGATTGAAGATATTACGGTTAAAAATTCACCTTTCTGGAGTACACATTATTACAAATCTCATTTTGTGAAATTATTAAATCTTACGATTTTAGCACCGAAAGAACCGGTAAAAGCGCCAAGTACAGATGCAATTGACATTGATGCCTGTTCAAATTTCCTGGTGAAAAACTGTTATATGTCGGTAAACGACGATGCGATTGCTTTAAAAGGTGGAAAAGGTCCAAAAGCCGATGT
Protein-coding sequences here:
- a CDS encoding RagB/SusD family nutrient uptake outer membrane protein; its protein translation is MKRIYITLIFSIFTLSSCVNDLDTSPIDPNIVTTDQVYSDPDNYKGVLAKCYAALCLSGQQGPTGDPDISNFDEGYSSFIRLAFYVQISTDEAIMGSQTNGLRQMATNTWDSNTAILNGYYARLYQIIGYANEFLRQTTDAKLQERGHTDASFKQQVAYFRAEARFLRAYSYWVLLDTFGKVPFVTDSDKLDPQFLPKQISRTDLYSYVENELKEIEAALPDTNEYGRVDKTAADFLLSRLYLNAQVYTNSPQWDKAAEYAEKVIQSHYSLAPKYLYNFLADNNTSPEIIWSLNLDGVQSKTYGGTTFFVLAQTGGTMLNYLNLGIAGGWGNIRLRPEFVNKFQTSDQNFVTTDPNAFTKNDSRALFFNIGHKKEIAALPGTFQDGYAFTKWRNVTKNGVAGSDAAYVDTDFPMFRLSEAYLTAAEANFRSGKSSEALNYINVVRNRAYNNGNGAITLSDLNLNFILDERSRELSWELLRRTDLIRFNRYTTADYLWSWKGNAQAGKEVDSKFNIYPLPSADITANPNLTQNDGY
- a CDS encoding PAS domain-containing sensor histidine kinase; this encodes MDLFNHLENNQALFNAIVTSSNDAIVSKTLDGIITSWNPAAEKMFGYLQTEAVGKHISLIIPEDRLSEEDYIIGQIKAGKKVDHFETIRKTKNGQNFPISVTVSPVVDKEGNIIGASKIARDISDRHIAQQEKAELLEKLKELNIRKDEFIALASHELRTPLTSMDAYLQILKRYIDDEKVKVFLEKALAQSKKLNHLISDLLDVSKIESGKLVLRIEKFDIHQLVEDTIDLISKANEFFEITLHSEIDSIQIEGDHYKIEQVITNLLTNAIRYSAGSKQIDVFIKAENGIAIIGVKDYGAGIDSNHFEDIFSRFYQVHQSNNVSGLGLGLYLCKQIISQHWGKIWVESELKKGSTFWIELPVSQC
- a CDS encoding CinA family protein — translated: MNFSTILLERISYHLLRRGETISICESATSGALQLAFSQMPDAQNFYKGGLTIFTNNQLKLLNINHNDKDQIFVSRKGAEELSIEIGKQFSSDWAIAITGCIIPTEEYNNQIFAHYSISYKNVIIRSDKIELHPLTKAWDAQKYFAEYVLTCLRCELKHEHITKDRTYA
- a CDS encoding alpha-amylase family glycosyl hydrolase, whose product is MEQANDKRYQPKSYVEITTPEWVKNATLYELNIRQFSEEGTFAAVERELPRLKKLGIDIIWLMPIHPIGKVHRKGNLGSYYSVRNYLEVNPEFGTEEDFKKLVKAIHDEGMFVILDWVANHTSWDNNLVEEHPEWYRKSRKDTFQSTRWRDYDDIIELDYSHPELRQYMTNALKYWVKDFDIDGYRCDIASFVPIDFWENARAELDILKPVFMLAEAEDKDLHRRAFDSTYNWTLWNILHQIATNHYSVKTLSEAYLAEHVSIFPKKGIRMNFIDNHDKNSWEGTPYINFGEALKAVTVFTFLMDGIPLVYNGQEAGIDHSLAFFEKDPIPWQKHDNEKLYSTLFSLKHQNQALWNGQYGGEIVRIMNDKMDNVISFVREKNGDKVLVFINLSKDTVVAQFDTSFDKGNYVNLFSNSELQVDETLVIEMAPWDYVVLHHTNSR
- a CDS encoding glycosyltransferase family 32 protein, which codes for MIPKKIHYCWFGGQPKDELAEHCIATWKKIHPDYEIIEWNESNAPIEDNNYVKEAFAQKKWAFVSDYVRSKVMYEHGGIYMDTDMELKLPLDEFLTEKAVCGFEVKGVPYSAFWMAEPKHQLSKDFVDYYNKQKGFEERINTDIFSEMLEKDYGANRYSDTIQKLNHGVTLYPSVYFSQDLPKNYVSHHFNGSWFGGDEENTHKKMVNVYGLLERLTTYPGAAKAVKSIIDEHKTINVDDLLDLIPTDHITTYVQKKVYGDEN
- a CDS encoding LamG-like jellyroll fold domain-containing protein, whose amino-acid sequence is MKEKILPIKQVLKLFILCGTISTTIDLNAQTLAFPEATGFGRYATGARGSANPEIYLVTNLNDSGPGSFRDAVSKEGRFVIFKVGGIINTKSQIVIAKNTTIAGQTAPGEGIVLLGSRVTFTGASNTIARYVRIRFGSTTQGQDTSGLANGSNMIFDHMSFTWGTDEVFSINWDNKGDSPDNITIQNSIIGQGLHRHNHSAGGLMQPSGGKISLIGNLYICNKTRNNKVKGINEFVNNIVYNWGNYSNTYGHTESGDAYIMGGDSAGTSDVNIINNYFIGGPNTSNTVTTPFNRGNDNFSLYGSGNYFDNNKDGILNGTLVPSDLTGFPTGDINSIKSEPYDYPMKNPTLTAQQAYDKAILNVGASYPRRDQVENLMISDLQSKGTTATYVYVQSDLTSQFGFTNGGAGHVYGAPAPLDTDNDGMPDAWEDANGLDKYTPDALNVSTTNAPYLNIEVYINSLPNQTPPDFIIPPTNLNFTNVATTEVPPASSFTVNWSDNSTNETNYILERSTDGTNFSEIATLGANIVSYNETGLTPNTQYYYRVKATNATESSVYTSIASITTPPIPSAPTKATNPAPTNGSNNVELTSGNLTLKWAGSTNTTKYSVYLGTNSSTLSKVADVNYSTSPSYQLTGLSPATTYYWRIDASNEKGTATGDVWNFHTLTPTLVGHWPFKEAPFEGEKIADVTDYENDGILDVAYDNSNVRIQGKENYALDLATSPSNIYIASVPNQDHIFFDKNSFTVSFWMKAPASMIPSSSSTSLYVLCKGSFTKNTTTGATGKRYNIEIKGGQLRFAIDDDITKKEITSPIANYFTGDWVNVVIMRDIVAHKMRIYTNGVLSAEGDETAVTGIGEVSDLIIGNIGEFELMSTTAPAPYKGAFDELKMFNYALSLSEVQALYSQATLSTDKFISKKGIIYPNPVKDQISIQLPDYKKSNLTATLRDMSGKIILNEKINSKEKGIFTLNIANKKTAGIYILNVSGENLNRNFKVIME
- a CDS encoding rhamnogalacturonidase, translating into MTFQNISKLFLTFSLLFSFSGLKSQDRFPDGTAIPKWFKENKPTDINKLGKKYILTENGVKNDSTVLQTKQLQAVIDLAAKNGGGVVIVPKGTFLISSLFFKQGTHLYLESGAKLKGSDDINDFPVVTTRMEGQTVKYFPALINADGLDGFTISGKGTLDGNGLRFWKSFWKRREWNPKCTNMDEMRPRIIYVSNSKNVQIEDITVKNSPFWSTHYYKSHFVKLLNLTILAPKEPVKAPSTDAIDIDACSNFLVKNCYMSVNDDAIALKGGKGPKADVDSNNGENRNIIIENNTFGFCHSVLTCGSESIHNYNVILRNSTVKDASRLLHLKMRPDTPQHYEYLTVDNIKGNVKTFIYVKGWNQFFDLKGEARPKKGLANNITVKNIDLSCETAFSIEKSDLFDLKDFTFENFKVKALKPEMENLNNIQNLKQKNIKVEQVASLTQSYDKKDDSDIAAK